In Arctopsyche grandis isolate Sample6627 chromosome 13, ASM5162203v2, whole genome shotgun sequence, one DNA window encodes the following:
- the LOC143921730 gene encoding putative multidrug resistance-associated protein lethal(2)03659, which produces MDSGFYKHDRQENPRAKANCFSIFTFWWLRDLFSTGFRRQLEIDDLYVPLKEHNANILGDECEKLWNEELKKGKPSFFRVLFKLHGARLITLSILDSVVEIIVRMLQPICLGFLISYFSPGQDSISEQDAYLYASGLILSMFLHVFTLHPFLIETYYISTKIRLACSSLIYRKVLRLDLKTNNSSDDDLNGRILNLLSTDVNRFEYCCMFFLELWQAPIEGAIVIYIMYANIGPACLIGVSFLLAFIPFQAWLGRMSADLQRQTAFITDSRIKMMNEVIQGIQVIKMYAWEHCFKKMIALTRKKEMNFIRKITWIKAVMFCFVKLNSRISIFISILAYVLFGNKITAAKIFVLFSLYDLIKLSLVEFFPLAIMSVMEAYVSVIRIQEFLLLSEVDSQNGQIKNEKILNNSNNHILSARALQKLSIKENERLNLNRRGKPLLNLKNICARWGKDLDINDYNKDSTVALDNISLKISSGEFVAIVGQVGSGKSVFLNLIIGEIASKSGSIDINGTISYCSQLPWLFEASIQQNILFGQKMDSIRYKQVIKCCKLESDFKTFSHGDKTIVGERGISLSGGQKARVSLARCVYKKADIYLLDDPLSAVDTKVAHGLVNECIRGFLRTSAVILVTNQLEHISSADAICVMEGGRFIFQDTYSKFQETSFNVNDSTSKIDDDENEKPLKDTDDNQVGRRASNNSIISMISDQQEREKEEQKVGSVNSDVYKAYMKSASGIITLVVIMILFILGQVSFSLCDWWISVWVNLEEKLSNCYPTVPSENNYFPLLTFNAATEIMHLYTNMSTAPVSNARISTVESESSFMDLSREQCLFIYLGLILMSIILTLSKLIWFFNLCIKASINLHNSMFGGIIRATMLFFHNNASGRILNRFSKDIGTVDISLPSALADCISFFLETIGIIIIVCVANYWLLIPTCVITIILGMIRAIYISTGRSLKRVEGISRSPAFTHVNATLSGLDTIRSSSLQSLLIEEFDKHLNLHTSSWMLIINTSRAFSFWMDIVCTFYLAFVAYSFLLLSSGSVFGGEVGLAITQVMGLIGMCQWGLRQTAEVENQMTSVERIFEYTNLPSEPSLETDEANLKKMYPDVQLVDWPRNGELEFKNVYLRYDENDKTNYVLKGINFSVANGEKIGIVGRTGAGKSSTILALFRLAYTSGEIILNGVETKVLGLHKLRSSMSIIPQEPMLFSGSLRENLDPWSHYDDEQLWEALEEVELKDTILKSDGGINMKVSDGGANLSVGQRQLLCLARAILKKSHFLILDEATANVDPETDNLIQRTIRKKFDDRTILTIAHRLHTVMDSDKILVIDEGKVVEFGHPYELLIHEANIGSTDRSHGVFDSLLKQTGQSNYNILSQLAKKNFDKCRISKKST; this is translated from the exons ATGGATTCCGGATTTTATAAACATGATAGGCAGGAAAATCCTAGAGCTAAAGCAAATTGTTTCTCAATTTTCACTTTTTG GTGGCTACGTGATCTTTTTTCTACGGGTTTTCGTCGTCAATTAGAAATCGACGATTTGTATGTACCTTTGAAAGAACACAACGCTAATATTTTGGGAGATGAATGTGAAAAATTATGGaacgaagaattaaaaaaagggAAACCATCATTTTTTCGTGTACTTTTTAAATTACACGGAGCTCGTTTAATAACACTCAGTATTCTAGATTCAGTTGTAGAAATAATTGTCAG aatgCTTCAACCTATATGTTTGggatttttaatatcatatttctCTCCTGGGCAAGATTCAATATCTGAACAAGATGCTTATTTGTACGCGTCTGGTTTGATATTGAGCATGTTTCTTCATGTTTTTACATTGCATCCATTTCTCATCGAAACGTATTACATCAGCACAAAAATAAGATTAGCCTGCTCGTCATTGATTTACAGAAAG GTGTTGCGTttagatttaaaaacaaataactcATCAGATGATGATCTCAATGGTAGAATCTTAAACTTGTTGTCAACCGATGTTAATAGGTTTGAATACTGTTGCATGTTTTTCTTGGAACTATGGCAAGCCCCCATCGAAGGTGCTatagttatttatataatgtatgccAATATTGGTCCAGCATGTCTAATTGGCGTTTCATTTCTCTTGGCATTTATACCTTTTCAag CATGGCTAGGTCGAATGAGTGCTGATCTTCAGCGACAAACCGCTTTCATAACGGACAGCAGAATTAAAATGATGAATGAAGTCATTCAAGGAATTCAAGtaattaaaatgtatgcatGGGAACATTGCTTCAAAAAAATGATTGCTTTGACCagaaa aaaagaAATGAATTTCATACGTAAAATCACTTGGATCAAAGCTGTAATGTTTTGTTTCGTCAAACTCAATTccagaatttcaatatttattagcATTTTAGCTTATGTGTTGTTTGGCAATAAAATAACAGCGgccaaaatatttgtattgttttcaCTATATGATTTGATTAAACTATCGCTTGTGGAATTTTTTCCACTAGCCATTATGTCAGTAATGGAGGCTTATGTTTCGGTCATTCGTATTCAAGAATTTTTGCTTTTATCCGAAGTAGATTCACAAAACGgacaaatcaaaaatgaaaaaatattaaataattccaaTAATCACATTTTAAGTGCAAgagcattgcaaaaattaagCATCAAAGAAAATGAAAGATTGAATTTGAATAGAAGAGGCAAACCATTgctcaatttgaaaaatatatgcgcTCGTTGGGGTAAAGATCTGGATATAAACGACTATAATAAAGACTCGACAGTGGCATTAGACAATATATCGTTAAAA atatcATCCGGAGAATTTGTGGCCATCGTTGGCCAAGTTGGATCTGGGAAGAGTGTTTTCCTGAATTTAATAATTGGTGAAATAGCGTCCAAATCGGGATCTATAGACATAAATGGCACTATATCATATTGCAGTCAACTACCGTGGTTGTTTGAAGCTTCAATTCAACAGAACATTTTATTCGGTCAAAAAATGGACTCGATACGGTATAAGCAAGTCATTAAGTGTTGTAAGTTGGAATccgatttcaaaacattttctcACGGAGACAAAACAATTGTAGGGGAAAGAG GTATATCTTTGTCTGGTGGGCAAAAAGCGAGGGTTTCATTAGCTCggtgtgtatataaaaaagctgatatatatttattggaCGATCCTTTGTCTGCTGTTGATACCAAAGTTGCTCACGGATTAGTAAACGAGTGCATCAGAGGATTTCTAAGAACTAGTGCTGTGATTCTTGTAACGAATCAGTTGGAGCACATTAGTTCAGCTGATGCAATATGCGTTATGGAAGGAGGAAGa tttATATTTCAAGATACATATTCAAAGTTCCAAGAGACGTCATTCAATGTTAATGATTCAACCTCTAAAATAGACGATGACGAAAATGAAAAACCATTGAAAGATACG GATGATAACCAAGTTGGCAGACGTGCATCaaacaattcaattatttcaatgatATCAGATCAGCAAGAGAGAGAAAAAGAAGAGCAGAAAGTAGGCTCTGTCAATTCGGATGTCTACAAAGCTTATATGAAAAGTGCGAGCGGAATTATTACACTAGTCGTTATCATGATACTTTTTATTCTTGGTCAAGTATCGTTTTCACTGTGCGATTGGTGGATTAGTGTGTG GGTAAATCTAGAAGAAAAATTATCGAACTGTTATCCTACTGTACCttccgaaaataattattttccatTATTGACCTTTAATGCAGCTACTGAAATAATGCACTTGTATACGAACATGTCGACTGCGCCAGTGTCTAATGCTAGAATTTCCACAGTTGAATCTGAATCGAGCTTCATGGATCTAAGTCGTGAACAgtgtctttttatttatttgggtttaatattgatgagtataattttaacGTTGAGTAAACTCATATGGTTTTTTAACTTGTGCATCAAAGCTTCAATTAATTTACACAACTCCATGTTTGG agGAATTATAAGAGCTACTATGTTGTTTTTTCACAACAATGCATCGGGAAGAATTCTGAATAGATTTTCTAAAGATATTGGTACAGTTGATATATCATTACCATCCGCTCTTGCAGATTgtatttcg TTTTTTCTTGAAACAAtaggtataataattatagtatgTGTAGCTAATTACTGGCTCTTAATTCCTACATGTGTCATTACAATTATTCTCGGGATGATTAGAGCAATATACATTTCAACGGGAAGAAGTTTAAAAAGAGTAGAAGGAATCA GTAGATCTCCGGCATTCACCCACGTAAATGCAACTTTGAGTGGGCTAGATACAATTAGGTCATCTTCTCTTCAGTCATTGTTGATTGAAGAATTTGATAAGCATTTAAATTTACACACATCTTCTTGGATGTTGATTATTAATACGAGTCGAGCGTTTTCTTTCTGGATGGATATTGTATGCACCTTTTATTTGGCTTTTGTCGCATATAGCTTTCTTTTGCTGTCGAGTGGAT ctGTTTTTGGGGGTGAAGTGGGTTTGGCTATTACTCAAGTTATGGGACTCATCGGTATGTGCCAATGGGGACTACGACAGACTGCTGAAGTTGAAAATCAAATGACTTCG GTGGAGAGAATTTTCGAATATACAAATTTACCTTCGGAACCGTCATTAGAAACTGAtgaagctaatttaaaaaaaatgtatccagACGTCCAATTGGTTGATTGGCCCAGAAAtg gaGAATTAGAATTCAAGAATGTTTATTTACGTTATGACGAAAATGACAAAACAAATTACGTATTGAAAGGCATTAATTTCAGCGTGGCTAATGGTGAAAAAATAGGCATCGTTGGTAGAACAGGTGCTGGAAAATCATCGACCATATTAGCTCTGtttag GTTGGCTTATACAAGCGGAGAAATAATATTGAACGGTGTAGAAACGAAAGTTTTAGGTCTTCATAAATTGAGATCGTCCATGAGCATAATTCCACAAGAGCCAATGCTATTCAGCGGTAGTTTGCGAGAAAACTTAGATCCGTGGAGCCACTATGACGATGAACAGTTATGGGAAGCGTTAGAAGAG GTGGAATTAAAAGATACTATATTGAAATCGGATGGTGGTATCAATATGAAGGTATCTGATGGTGGTGCAAACTTGTCCGTTGGTCAGCGACAGTTGCTCTGTCTTGCTAGGGCAATCTTAAAAAAGAGCCATTTTCTTATACTGGATGAGGCAACAGCTAATGTTGATCCCGA GACAGACAATTTGATTCAACGGACTATACGTAAAAAGTTTGATGATAGAACAATTTTGACGATCGCTCATCGACTTCACACTGTGATGGATTCGGATAAAATTCTTGTCATAGACGA GGGAAAAGTTGTTGAATTTGGACATCCGTATGAACTTTTGATTCATGAAGCTAACATTGGTTCTACAGATAGATCACATGGTGTATTTGACTCATTACTAAAGCAAACTGGTCAATCCAACTATAATATACTCAGTCAATTAGCTAAAAAG aattttgaCAAATGTCGCATCTCGAAGAAAAGTACATAG